In Hasllibacter sp. MH4015, the following proteins share a genomic window:
- a CDS encoding ABC transporter ATP-binding protein has translation MSNVLNVQHNPGVATPVISAQSLNLTFQTNDGPVHALKDVDLTINKGDFVSFIGPSGCGKTTFLRVIAALEQPTGGQVTVNGMTPDEARRARAYGYVFQAAGLYPWRTIEKNIKLPLEIMGFSAADQEKRVSHVLQLVDLEGFGKKFPWQLSGGMQQRASIARALAFDADLLLMDEPFGALDEIVRDRLNEELLKLWARTEKTIGFVTHSIPEAVYLSTKIVVMSPRPGRITDVIESDLPRERPLDIRDTPEFLALAHRVREGLREGHAYDE, from the coding sequence ATGAGTAACGTGTTGAACGTGCAGCATAATCCAGGCGTGGCCACGCCGGTCATCTCCGCCCAATCCCTGAACCTCACGTTCCAGACGAATGACGGCCCGGTCCATGCGCTGAAGGACGTGGATCTGACCATCAACAAGGGCGATTTCGTTTCGTTCATCGGGCCGTCGGGCTGCGGGAAGACGACGTTTTTGAGGGTCATCGCAGCGTTGGAGCAGCCCACGGGCGGCCAGGTCACCGTCAATGGAATGACACCCGACGAGGCCCGCCGCGCGCGGGCTTATGGGTATGTGTTTCAAGCGGCGGGGCTTTATCCGTGGCGGACGATTGAGAAGAACATCAAGCTGCCGCTGGAGATCATGGGGTTCTCAGCCGCCGATCAGGAAAAGCGCGTGAGCCACGTCCTGCAACTCGTTGATTTGGAGGGATTTGGCAAGAAATTTCCATGGCAGCTTTCGGGGGGCATGCAGCAGCGCGCCTCCATCGCGCGGGCGCTGGCGTTCGATGCCGATCTGCTGCTGATGGACGAGCCGTTCGGGGCGTTGGATGAGATCGTGCGGGACCGGCTGAACGAGGAATTGCTGAAGCTTTGGGCGCGGACGGAGAAGACGATCGGGTTCGTGACGCACTCGATCCCCGAAGCCGTTTACCTCAGCACCAAGATCGTCGTGATGAGCCCGCGACCGGGGCGGATCACGGATGTGATCGAGAGCGATCTGCCGCGCGAGCGACCCTTGGATATCCGCGACACGCCGGAATTCCTGGCGCTGGCACACCGGGTGCGCGAAGGGCTGCGCGAGGGGCACGCCTATGATGAATGA
- a CDS encoding conjugal transfer protein TraG N-terminal domain-containing protein yields MEDWVSFGRVFAYVALVGVCTTMIAATHAHIDYRWDYWTVREWRSLVQTIGFAVIFGAVPLIVVTALVTFLVWYPLALATQKSRHLQNVGVVFLALTASLVGFLIIHSFAWRLEVSDLEELGAPDVPDFFSFSYVWQYSALPLIAFSVLFCWLVLLKYRPVKHSEEGT; encoded by the coding sequence GTGGAGGATTGGGTGAGTTTTGGCCGGGTGTTTGCGTATGTGGCCTTGGTCGGAGTTTGCACCACGATGATAGCGGCGACACACGCACACATCGACTATCGGTGGGATTACTGGACTGTTCGTGAATGGCGGAGCTTGGTGCAGACCATTGGTTTTGCGGTCATTTTCGGAGCGGTCCCGTTGATCGTTGTGACAGCTCTCGTGACATTTCTTGTCTGGTATCCCCTTGCTCTGGCGACCCAAAAATCACGACATCTGCAGAATGTCGGAGTGGTTTTCTTGGCCTTAACGGCGAGCCTCGTAGGCTTTTTGATTATTCATTCGTTTGCATGGCGGCTGGAGGTCTCAGACCTTGAGGAATTGGGCGCGCCAGATGTTCCTGATTTCTTTTCTTTTTCCTATGTCTGGCAATATTCCGCGTTACCGTTGATCGCTTTCTCGGTTCTGTTTTGCTGGCTCGTATTGCTGAAGTACCGGCCCGTAAAACATTCGGAGGAGGGGACATGA
- the hydA gene encoding dihydropyrimidinase, translating into MSKVIKGGTIVTADRQWKADVLIKGEKIAEIGENLNGDEVIDASDAYVIPGGIDPHTHLEMPFMGTTAAETFETGTFAAAAGGTTMLVDFCLPGEDGSLLNAIDEWDRKSKDQICVDISYHMAITGWNESIFNEMEAVVKERGINTFKHFMAYKGALMIEDDEMFASFKRCAELGALPLVHAENGDIVAELQQKYLEEGVFGPEGHAYSRPPEVEGEAANRAIMIADAAGTPLYIVHVSCEQAHEAIRRARQKGMRVYGEPLIQHLTLDESEYFNKDWQYAARRVMSPPFRSKDHQDGLWNGLAAGSLQVVATDHAAFTDEQKRMGVDNFAMIPNGTGGLEERMAMLWTRGVETGRLTPEEFVAVTSSNIAKILNIYPMKGGINVGGDADVVVWDPKLGRTISTSTAKSILDYNVFEGMEVSASPRYTLSRGDVVWAAGQNSQPQPGRGRFVKRPPAASPSQALSKWKALNTPRKIERDPLNIPAGV; encoded by the coding sequence ATGAGCAAGGTGATCAAGGGCGGCACGATCGTGACCGCGGACCGTCAATGGAAGGCGGATGTGCTGATCAAAGGCGAAAAGATCGCCGAGATCGGCGAGAACCTGAACGGCGACGAGGTCATCGACGCCTCCGACGCCTATGTGATCCCCGGGGGCATCGACCCCCACACCCACCTTGAGATGCCCTTCATGGGTACCACCGCGGCGGAGACGTTCGAGACCGGCACTTTCGCCGCGGCGGCGGGCGGGACCACCATGCTCGTCGATTTTTGCCTGCCCGGGGAGGACGGCTCGCTCCTGAACGCCATCGACGAATGGGACCGCAAGTCGAAGGACCAGATCTGCGTCGACATCTCGTACCACATGGCGATCACCGGCTGGAACGAGAGCATTTTCAATGAGATGGAGGCCGTCGTTAAAGAACGCGGCATCAACACGTTCAAGCACTTCATGGCCTATAAAGGCGCGCTGATGATCGAGGATGACGAGATGTTCGCCTCCTTCAAGCGCTGCGCCGAACTTGGTGCACTGCCGCTGGTCCATGCGGAGAACGGGGACATCGTGGCGGAGCTTCAGCAGAAATACCTTGAGGAAGGGGTCTTTGGGCCGGAGGGGCATGCCTATTCGCGGCCCCCGGAGGTCGAGGGCGAAGCCGCGAACCGCGCGATCATGATCGCCGATGCAGCCGGAACGCCTTTGTATATTGTGCATGTCTCTTGCGAGCAGGCCCACGAAGCGATCCGGCGTGCCCGCCAGAAAGGGATGCGCGTTTACGGCGAGCCGTTGATCCAGCACCTGACGCTGGATGAGAGCGAGTATTTCAACAAGGATTGGCAATACGCCGCGCGCCGGGTGATGTCGCCGCCGTTCCGCTCGAAGGACCATCAGGATGGGCTGTGGAACGGCCTCGCCGCCGGGTCGCTGCAGGTGGTCGCGACAGACCACGCGGCCTTCACCGATGAGCAGAAACGCATGGGTGTCGATAACTTTGCGATGATCCCGAACGGGACCGGAGGCCTCGAGGAGCGGATGGCGATGCTCTGGACGCGCGGGGTTGAGACGGGCCGCCTGACGCCGGAGGAATTCGTGGCGGTGACGTCGTCCAACATCGCGAAGATCCTGAACATCTACCCGATGAAGGGAGGGATCAACGTGGGCGGCGACGCCGATGTGGTGGTCTGGGACCCGAAACTTGGCCGGACGATCTCGACGTCGACGGCGAAAAGTATCCTTGATTACAATGTGTTCGAGGGGATGGAGGTGAGTGCCTCGCCCCGCTATACGCTGAGCCGCGGGGATGTGGTCTGGGCGGCAGGGCAGAACTCGCAGCCCCAGCCCGGGCGCGGGCGGTTCGTGAAGCGGCCCCCGGCGGCGAGCCCGTCGCAGGCGCTGAGCAAGTGGAAGGCGCTGAACACGCCGAGGAAGATTGAGCGCGATCCGCTGAACATTCCGGCGGGGGTTTGA
- a CDS encoding Zn-dependent hydrolase, protein MPAPGENMKINGERLWDSLMEMAKIGPGIAGGNNRQTLTDEDSEGRHLFQRWCEDAGCTMGVDEIGNMFARREGTDPDALPVYVGSHLDTQPTGGKYDGVLGVLGGLEIIRTMNDLDIRTKHPIVVTNWTNEEGTRYAPAMLASGVFAGKHALDWAYDRVDAEGKRFGDELERIGWKGEEKVGDRKMHAFFELHIEQGPILEAEGVDIGVVTHGQGLRWIECTVTGKESHTGSTPMHMRKNAGRGLALITELVHEIAMKNQPNAVGAIGHIDVYPNSRNIIPGKVVFTVDMRTHLLDKLNAMVDELMERAPALCEDIGVGFEAEIVGQFDPPAFDDKCVTAIRQAAERLGYSHMDIVSGAGHDACWINDVAPTAMVMCPCVDGLSHNEAEEISPEWATAGTDVLFHAVVETAEIVE, encoded by the coding sequence ATGCCAGCCCCCGGCGAAAACATGAAGATCAACGGCGAGCGTTTGTGGGACTCGCTGATGGAGATGGCCAAGATCGGCCCCGGCATCGCGGGCGGGAACAACCGCCAGACGCTGACCGATGAGGATAGCGAGGGCCGGCACCTGTTCCAGCGCTGGTGCGAGGATGCGGGCTGCACCATGGGGGTCGACGAGATTGGCAACATGTTCGCCCGGCGCGAGGGGACGGACCCGGATGCGCTGCCGGTTTACGTGGGCAGCCATCTCGATACCCAGCCCACGGGCGGGAAATACGACGGCGTTCTGGGCGTGCTTGGCGGGTTGGAGATCATCCGCACGATGAACGACCTCGACATCAGGACAAAGCATCCCATCGTGGTCACGAACTGGACGAACGAGGAAGGCACCCGCTACGCGCCCGCAATGCTCGCCAGCGGGGTTTTCGCAGGGAAACACGCGCTCGACTGGGCCTATGACCGCGTCGACGCGGAGGGAAAGCGGTTCGGCGATGAACTCGAACGGATCGGCTGGAAAGGCGAGGAAAAGGTCGGCGATCGCAAGATGCACGCCTTCTTCGAGCTCCATATCGAGCAAGGCCCCATTCTGGAGGCGGAAGGCGTGGATATCGGCGTCGTCACCCACGGGCAGGGCCTGCGCTGGATCGAATGCACGGTGACGGGCAAGGAAAGCCACACCGGCTCCACCCCGATGCATATGCGCAAGAATGCGGGCCGCGGCCTCGCGCTGATCACCGAGCTTGTCCACGAGATCGCGATGAAGAACCAGCCCAATGCGGTGGGTGCTATCGGGCATATCGACGTCTATCCCAATTCCCGCAACATCATTCCGGGCAAGGTCGTCTTCACTGTCGACATGCGGACCCACCTTCTCGACAAGCTGAACGCGATGGTGGACGAGCTGATGGAGCGTGCGCCGGCGCTGTGTGAAGACATCGGTGTGGGCTTCGAGGCCGAGATCGTGGGCCAATTCGACCCGCCCGCCTTCGATGACAAATGTGTCACGGCCATTCGCCAAGCGGCTGAGAGGCTTGGATATTCTCACATGGATATCGTATCGGGGGCAGGGCACGATGCGTGCTGGATCAATGATGTGGCCCCGACGGCGATGGTGATGTGTCCCTGCGTGGACGGGTTGAGCCATAACGAGGCCGAGGAAATCAGCCCCGAATGGGCGACGGCCGGCACGGATGTTCTGTTCCATGCGGTCGTGGAAACGGCGGAGATTGTAGAATGA
- a CDS encoding cupin domain-containing protein, translating into MPEAKAETLIDDARVRVTRFDFAPGDETGWHVHGMDYVITTLTDCQMRLEEPGGETREVTIPAGSVYRRDQGVEHNVINGGDAPMAFIETELK; encoded by the coding sequence ATGCCTGAAGCAAAGGCGGAAACCCTGATCGACGATGCCCGCGTGCGCGTCACCCGGTTCGATTTCGCGCCCGGGGATGAGACCGGCTGGCACGTCCACGGCATGGATTACGTGATCACCACGCTGACCGATTGCCAGATGCGGCTGGAGGAGCCCGGTGGGGAGACCCGCGAGGTCACGATCCCCGCAGGCAGCGTCTATCGCCGGGATCAGGGCGTTGAGCATAACGTGATCAATGGCGGCGATGCGCCGATGGCCTTCATCGAGACCGAACTGAAATAG
- a CDS encoding aspartate aminotransferase family protein, with product MALDRSNPVPNDLSAFWMPFTANRQFKQTPRMFVGADKMHYKTADGRDVLDGTAGLWCCNAGHNQPRIVEAIQKQAAELDYAPAFQMGHPKAFELANRLRDMAPEPFEHVFYTNSGSESVETALKIAIAYQRAIGQGSRTRLIGRERGYHGVNFGGISVGGIVNNRKVFGSLLTGVDHLPHTHLPENAFTRGQPEHGAHLAEDLERIVALHGAETIAACIVEPMAGSTGVLMPPKGYLERLREICTKHGILLIFDEVITGFGRLGSSFAAEHFNVMPDLITTAKGLTNGVIPMGAVLATKGIHDAFMQGPEHLIELFHGYTYSGNPIASAAGLATLETYREDGLFERAADLAPYWEEGLHSLRGLPHVIDIRNMGLIGAVELEPIAGEPTKRAFQAFLDCYEKGVLIRTTGDIIAMSPPLIISKGEIDQLYGTLRDVLQGLK from the coding sequence ATGGCACTTGACCGCAGCAACCCGGTTCCCAATGACTTGAGCGCCTTCTGGATGCCGTTCACCGCGAACCGGCAATTCAAGCAGACCCCGCGCATGTTCGTGGGCGCCGACAAGATGCATTACAAGACCGCCGATGGCCGCGACGTGCTGGACGGTACCGCCGGATTGTGGTGCTGCAACGCCGGCCACAACCAGCCGCGGATCGTGGAGGCGATCCAGAAACAGGCGGCGGAGCTGGACTATGCGCCCGCCTTCCAGATGGGCCATCCCAAGGCGTTCGAGCTGGCCAACCGGCTGCGCGACATGGCGCCGGAGCCATTCGAGCACGTCTTTTACACCAATTCCGGCAGCGAGTCGGTGGAAACGGCGCTCAAGATCGCTATCGCGTACCAGCGCGCCATCGGGCAGGGGTCGCGGACCCGCCTGATCGGGCGCGAGCGGGGCTATCACGGGGTGAATTTCGGCGGCATCTCCGTCGGTGGCATCGTGAACAACCGCAAGGTCTTCGGCTCGCTCCTGACCGGGGTGGATCACCTGCCGCACACCCATCTGCCGGAGAACGCCTTCACCAGAGGCCAGCCCGAACACGGCGCGCATCTGGCCGAGGATCTGGAACGGATCGTGGCGCTCCACGGGGCGGAGACGATTGCGGCCTGTATCGTGGAGCCCATGGCCGGGTCCACCGGCGTTCTGATGCCGCCCAAAGGGTACCTCGAACGGCTGCGCGAGATCTGCACGAAGCACGGCATCTTGCTGATTTTCGACGAGGTGATTACCGGCTTCGGGCGGCTTGGCAGCAGTTTCGCGGCGGAGCATTTCAATGTCATGCCGGACCTCATCACCACCGCCAAGGGGCTGACCAACGGCGTGATCCCGATGGGCGCGGTCTTGGCCACGAAAGGCATCCACGATGCCTTCATGCAAGGGCCCGAGCACCTGATCGAGCTGTTCCACGGCTACACCTATTCGGGCAATCCCATTGCGTCGGCCGCCGGTCTCGCGACGCTGGAGACCTATCGCGAAGACGGGTTGTTCGAACGTGCGGCGGACCTCGCGCCCTATTGGGAAGAGGGGCTGCATTCCCTGCGCGGCCTGCCCCATGTGATCGACATCCGCAACATGGGCCTGATCGGCGCGGTGGAGTTGGAACCGATTGCAGGGGAGCCCACAAAGCGCGCCTTCCAGGCGTTCCTCGATTGCTACGAGAAGGGCGTCCTGATCCGCACGACCGGCGACATCATCGCCATGTCGCCGCCGCTGATCATCTCGAAGGGCGAGATAGATCAGCTGTATGGCACCTTGCGTGACGTGTTGCAGGGGTTGAAGTGA
- a CDS encoding TetR family transcriptional regulator C-terminal domain-containing protein — protein sequence MAVPKPRTRIQEKNRARVLEAALEVFSRHGFRGATLDEIAREAGLSKPNLLYYFASKEEIHVTLLEGLVDTWLDPLRALDADGDPQAELLAYVRRKLQMSRDLPRESRLFAQEIVQGAPRMKDGLSTDLKALVDEKAEVLRGWSSAGKLAPVDPHHLIFSIWSLTQHYADFDVQVRAVLGEGREPIDEAEVFLEALFRRVLAP from the coding sequence ATGGCCGTGCCCAAACCCCGCACCCGCATCCAGGAAAAGAACCGCGCCCGCGTGTTGGAGGCGGCGTTGGAGGTGTTTTCCCGCCACGGTTTTCGCGGCGCAACCCTGGATGAGATCGCGCGGGAGGCGGGGCTGTCGAAGCCCAACCTGCTCTATTATTTCGCCTCGAAGGAGGAGATCCACGTCACGCTGCTTGAGGGGTTGGTGGATACCTGGCTCGACCCGCTGCGCGCGCTGGATGCCGATGGTGATCCGCAGGCGGAATTGCTGGCCTATGTACGACGCAAGTTGCAGATGAGCCGGGACCTGCCGCGCGAGTCGCGCCTGTTCGCGCAGGAAATCGTGCAGGGCGCGCCCCGGATGAAAGACGGGCTGTCGACGGATTTGAAGGCGTTGGTCGATGAAAAGGCCGAGGTGCTGCGTGGCTGGTCCAGCGCGGGGAAGCTGGCCCCGGTCGATCCGCATCACCTGATCTTCTCGATCTGGTCGCTGACCCAGCATTACGCTGATTTCGACGTGCAGGTCCGCGCGGTTCTGGGAGAGGGCCGGGAACCTATCGACGAGGCGGAGGTGTTCCTTGAGGCTTTGTTCCGGCGGGTTCTGGCGCCCTAG
- a CDS encoding VOC family protein: protein MIERLDHVNLQTVQMEAMIAWYGQYLKLRNGHRPPFPFAGAWLYAGDHPVVHLVEVATASPKADDLALEHAAFRARGLRGFLERLADGGEPHRVVQVPDMPLVQVNVWDPDGNHLHIDFDGAEAEGLDLEAFTVSKIEA, encoded by the coding sequence ATGATCGAGCGCCTCGACCACGTGAACCTTCAGACCGTCCAGATGGAAGCGATGATCGCTTGGTACGGCCAGTATTTGAAGCTTCGGAACGGACATCGCCCGCCCTTTCCCTTTGCCGGGGCATGGCTTTACGCGGGCGATCACCCGGTCGTGCATCTGGTGGAGGTCGCGACCGCGTCGCCCAAGGCGGATGACCTGGCACTGGAACACGCGGCGTTCCGGGCGAGAGGTCTGCGCGGGTTTCTGGAGCGGTTGGCTGATGGCGGGGAACCGCACCGCGTGGTCCAAGTGCCCGACATGCCGCTGGTCCAGGTCAATGTCTGGGACCCGGACGGCAACCATCTTCACATTGATTTCGATGGGGCGGAGGCCGAGGGGTTGGATCTGGAAGCCTTCACGGTGTCGAAGATCGAGGCTTGA
- the preA gene encoding NAD-dependent dihydropyrimidine dehydrogenase subunit PreA: MADLTSNFLGIHSPNPFWLASAPPTDKEYNVRRAFEAGWGGVVWKTLGAEGPPVVNVNGPRYGAIYGADRRLLGLNNIELITDRDLYTNLEEIKRVKADYPDRAMIVSIMVPCEEEAWKAILPLVEDTGADGIELNFGCPHGMSERGMGAAVGQVPEYIEMVTRWCKQYYSKPVIVKLTPNITDIRKPAEAAHRGGADAVSLINTINSITSVNLDTMSPEPSIDGKGSHGGYCGPAVKPIAMSMVSEIARNPETHGLPISGIGGITTWRDAAEFMALGAGNVQVCTAAMTYGFKIVSEMISGLSQYLDEKGMSLDDLVGRAVPNVTDWQYLNLNYVSKARIDQDACIKCGRCYAACEDTSHQAISMSADRVFEVIDAECVACNLCVNVCPVEDCITMVEMDAGEVDPRTGKPVEPDYANWTTHPNNPGRVEAAE, from the coding sequence ATGGCTGACCTGACCTCCAACTTCCTCGGCATCCATTCGCCAAACCCCTTCTGGCTCGCCTCCGCGCCGCCGACGGACAAGGAATACAACGTCCGCCGCGCGTTCGAGGCCGGGTGGGGCGGGGTCGTGTGGAAAACCCTCGGCGCGGAAGGCCCGCCCGTGGTGAACGTGAACGGACCCCGCTACGGCGCGATCTACGGCGCGGACCGGCGGCTTCTGGGCCTCAACAATATCGAACTGATTACCGACCGCGACCTCTACACCAACCTTGAAGAGATCAAGCGTGTGAAAGCGGATTATCCTGACCGCGCGATGATCGTCTCCATCATGGTGCCTTGCGAGGAGGAGGCGTGGAAAGCCATCCTGCCCCTGGTGGAGGATACCGGCGCGGACGGGATCGAGCTGAACTTCGGCTGCCCCCACGGCATGTCGGAGCGTGGCATGGGCGCCGCCGTGGGGCAGGTGCCGGAATACATCGAAATGGTAACTCGCTGGTGCAAGCAATACTACTCCAAACCCGTCATCGTGAAGCTGACGCCCAACATCACCGACATCCGCAAACCGGCGGAAGCCGCGCATCGTGGCGGGGCGGATGCGGTCAGCCTCATCAACACGATCAATTCCATCACATCCGTGAACCTCGACACGATGTCACCCGAGCCGTCCATCGACGGCAAAGGCTCCCATGGCGGCTATTGCGGCCCGGCGGTGAAGCCGATTGCCATGTCGATGGTGTCGGAAATCGCGCGCAATCCCGAGACGCACGGCCTGCCGATCTCCGGCATCGGGGGCATCACGACGTGGCGTGATGCGGCCGAATTCATGGCGCTCGGCGCGGGCAACGTGCAGGTCTGCACGGCGGCGATGACCTACGGCTTCAAAATCGTGTCGGAGATGATCTCGGGCCTGTCGCAATATCTCGATGAGAAGGGGATGAGCCTCGACGACCTGGTGGGCCGCGCGGTGCCGAACGTGACGGATTGGCAGTACCTGAACCTCAACTACGTCTCCAAGGCGCGGATCGACCAGGATGCCTGCATCAAGTGCGGGCGCTGCTATGCGGCCTGCGAAGACACGTCGCATCAGGCGATTTCCATGTCCGCCGACCGCGTGTTCGAGGTGATCGACGCCGAATGCGTGGCCTGCAACCTCTGCGTCAATGTCTGCCCGGTGGAGGATTGCATCACGATGGTCGAGATGGACGCCGGAGAGGTCGACCCCCGCACCGGCAAGCCGGTGGAGCCGGATTATGCCAACTGGACCACCCATCCCAATAATCCGGGCCGGGTCGAAGCGGCGGAGTGA
- a CDS encoding Fpg/Nei family DNA glycosylase, which yields MPELPEAEAARQRIEDGALHRTITDIRLGEVRHMDMPSKPDRDRLIGTQFTRTHRHGKYIFVGSVDGPWLHIHLGMAGSVRVMTAGQAEAKYIRFTIVFEGNHRLHFRDPRKFGHVELVEDVEAFITAKGLGPDALTIGDNAFARAVGGTRGAVKSALLSQKKLAGIGNLWADETLYRTGIDPETRACDLPTGKVTDMHRASRDILQAVVDTGADYSKLPGDWLIHHRAAGDDCTRCDGTITKKTVGGRTSYFCPDHQSAF from the coding sequence ATGCCTGAGCTTCCCGAGGCAGAAGCCGCCCGCCAGCGGATCGAGGACGGGGCGCTTCATCGCACCATCACCGACATCCGGTTGGGGGAGGTGCGCCATATGGACATGCCCTCCAAGCCCGACCGGGACCGTCTGATCGGGACGCAATTCACCCGGACCCACCGACACGGGAAATACATTTTCGTGGGCTCCGTCGACGGGCCATGGCTCCATATCCATCTTGGTATGGCCGGCTCCGTCCGCGTGATGACGGCGGGGCAGGCGGAGGCCAAATACATCCGCTTCACGATCGTCTTCGAAGGCAATCACCGCCTGCATTTCCGCGATCCGCGCAAATTCGGCCACGTGGAACTGGTGGAGGACGTGGAGGCCTTCATCACGGCCAAGGGCCTCGGCCCCGACGCCCTGACCATCGGCGACAATGCCTTCGCGCGCGCCGTGGGCGGGACGCGGGGCGCGGTGAAATCCGCCCTGCTGAGCCAGAAAAAGCTGGCCGGGATCGGCAATCTCTGGGCGGACGAGACGCTCTACCGCACCGGTATCGACCCCGAAACGCGGGCCTGCGATCTGCCCACCGGCAAAGTCACGGACATGCACCGGGCGAGTCGTGATATCCTGCAAGCCGTGGTCGACACCGGCGCGGATTATTCCAAGCTGCCGGGCGACTGGCTGATCCACCACCGCGCGGCAGGCGACGATTGCACCCGCTGCGACGGCACCATCACGAAGAAAACCGTGGGGGGGCGCACGTCCTATTTCTGCCCCGACCACCAGAGCGCATTCTGA
- a CDS encoding NAD(P)-dependent oxidoreductase → MTNSPFTPGIAPARLAPDALSENFSDLHAPLDAHEALVAADRCYFCHDAPCITACPTDIDIPLFIRQIATGTPEAAAQTIFDQNILGGMCARVCPTETLCEEACVREAAEGKPVLIGQLQRYATDTVMASGVHPFERAPATGKRIAVIGAGPAGLACAHRLAMHGHGVDLFDARPKAGGLNEYGIAYYKTTDGFAEAEVNWLLKIGGIEVHYNKALGRELSLDTLRADYDAVFLGMGLAGVNALRAEGEGREGVVDAVDFIANLRQADDLAALPVGRNIVVIGGGMTAIDAAVQSKLLGAENVTLVYRRGRDSMPASRFEQDLAASKGVRFIFNAMPVEVLGNGAAQALRCEYTRAEGSSLTGTGETFDIPADQVLKAIGQTLNGAPDALTLDGGKIAVTGAGRTSAEGVWAGGDCASGGEDLTVTAVAEGRDAAEDIHAALSGDA, encoded by the coding sequence TTGACCAACAGCCCCTTCACCCCCGGCATCGCGCCCGCACGTCTGGCGCCGGATGCCCTGTCCGAGAATTTCAGCGACCTGCACGCACCACTGGACGCGCATGAGGCGCTGGTGGCCGCCGACCGGTGCTATTTCTGCCACGACGCACCCTGCATCACGGCCTGCCCGACCGACATCGACATCCCGCTTTTCATCCGCCAGATCGCCACCGGCACGCCCGAGGCGGCGGCCCAGACGATCTTCGACCAGAACATCCTTGGCGGCATGTGCGCGCGGGTTTGCCCGACCGAGACACTGTGCGAGGAGGCCTGCGTGCGCGAGGCGGCCGAGGGCAAGCCGGTGCTGATCGGCCAGTTGCAGCGGTATGCGACCGACACGGTGATGGCCTCCGGCGTGCATCCGTTCGAACGGGCACCGGCGACGGGGAAACGGATCGCCGTGATCGGTGCGGGCCCCGCCGGGCTGGCCTGCGCACACCGTTTGGCAATGCATGGCCACGGCGTGGACCTGTTCGATGCGCGGCCCAAGGCGGGCGGCCTGAACGAATACGGTATCGCCTATTACAAGACGACCGATGGCTTCGCGGAGGCGGAGGTGAATTGGCTGCTGAAAATCGGCGGCATCGAAGTGCATTACAACAAGGCCCTCGGGCGGGAATTGTCGCTCGACACGCTGCGCGCAGATTACGACGCTGTTTTCCTTGGCATGGGTCTGGCGGGCGTGAACGCTTTGCGGGCGGAGGGGGAAGGGCGCGAAGGTGTGGTCGACGCCGTCGATTTCATCGCCAACCTGCGCCAGGCCGATGACCTGGCGGCGCTGCCCGTGGGCCGAAACATCGTCGTGATCGGCGGTGGCATGACGGCCATCGACGCCGCCGTGCAATCGAAGCTGCTGGGGGCGGAGAACGTCACCCTGGTCTATCGCCGGGGTCGCGATTCCATGCCCGCCAGCCGGTTCGAACAGGACCTTGCCGCCTCCAAGGGCGTGCGCTTCATCTTCAACGCCATGCCGGTGGAAGTGCTCGGCAACGGCGCGGCACAGGCGCTTCGGTGTGAATATACCCGCGCCGAGGGAAGCAGCCTGACCGGTACGGGAGAGACGTTCGATATTCCCGCCGACCAGGTGCTGAAGGCCATCGGCCAGACGCTCAACGGCGCACCCGATGCGCTCACCCTCGACGGGGGCAAGATCGCCGTGACCGGCGCGGGCCGGACCAGCGCGGAAGGTGTCTGGGCGGGCGGCGATTGCGCCAGCGGAGGCGAAGACCTGACCGTGACCGCCGTGGCCGAGGGGCGCGACGCGGCGGAGGATATCCACGCGGCTCTGTCCGGCGATGCCTGA